A genomic window from Desulfovibrio sp. JC010 includes:
- a CDS encoding DUF4198 domain-containing protein has product MRKSIVLALTLMLFTAFCGSAYAHFGMLIPEKSIITPDNKSAEIKLSFSHPFEGHGMNLVKPKKFSVFHDGKESNLLPSLKECKVMDHDSFKTEYKFKRPGMYTFYMEPVAYPEPAEDNYIIHYTKTVVSAFNEGEEWNAPLGVKTEIVPLTRPWGNYAGNVFQGIVLLDGKPAPFTRVEVELYNKDGKLEAPYECMVTQEVLCDENGVFTFTCPKAGWWGFAALNDADYKIKGKDVELGAVLWIEMIPYKSK; this is encoded by the coding sequence ATGCGCAAATCAATCGTTCTCGCCCTTACACTGATGCTGTTTACAGCCTTTTGCGGCTCTGCTTATGCCCATTTCGGTATGCTGATTCCTGAGAAATCAATCATCACACCGGACAATAAAAGTGCTGAAATCAAGCTTTCATTCTCGCACCCTTTTGAAGGACACGGCATGAATCTGGTCAAGCCGAAAAAATTCAGTGTTTTTCACGATGGCAAAGAAAGCAACCTCCTGCCCTCTTTGAAAGAATGCAAGGTTATGGATCACGATTCCTTTAAAACAGAATACAAATTCAAGCGTCCGGGCATGTACACTTTTTACATGGAACCTGTCGCCTACCCTGAGCCTGCAGAAGACAACTACATTATTCATTACACCAAGACCGTTGTTTCCGCTTTTAATGAAGGTGAAGAGTGGAATGCTCCACTTGGCGTGAAAACTGAAATCGTCCCCCTGACCCGCCCCTGGGGCAACTATGCCGGCAATGTTTTTCAGGGAATTGTTCTGCTGGACGGCAAGCCCGCACCTTTCACCCGTGTTGAAGTGGAACTCTACAACAAAGACGGCAAGCTGGAAGCACCCTACGAATGCATGGTGACTCAGGAAGTACTCTGCGACGAGAACGGCGTCTTCACATTTACCTGTCCCAAAGCCGGATGGTGGGGATTTGCAGCACTGAATGATGCTGATTATAAAATCAAAGGAAAAGATGTTGAACTCGGTGCAGTTCTCTGGATTGAAATGATTCCTTATAAAAGCAAGTAA